One genomic window of Halovivax cerinus includes the following:
- a CDS encoding DUF6884 domain-containing protein has product MSSDGAGHVRVEIHKFGRLDEVIEIPPEKIGLYGLLRHVLADARVPKSMPARLALTCDDLVGVQELVGSPDRGLIDTDGCAYGLGYALEAKRAIQAYRDRPPVTLVAVGCSKRKYPSDDPIPAADRYQGGYWTNKREYYETIGDDGRIISAKHGVLKPSDPIGYYETHIEDLDDVPVDHNGRLPSGDDVTTLVDLWALDVHTSLATWIDDVAGGVDPHDVELQVLLGKQYHERLRDRDVFDGLRTRGDLTVSFPFRDAIDYSDGGGIGKQRGWMASEIEAASAPVATDGGDQCAE; this is encoded by the coding sequence GTGTCGAGTGACGGCGCCGGTCACGTTCGTGTCGAGATCCACAAATTCGGCCGTCTTGACGAAGTGATCGAGATTCCGCCCGAAAAGATCGGTCTTTACGGCCTCCTCCGTCACGTCCTGGCCGATGCTCGCGTCCCGAAGTCGATGCCGGCCCGCCTCGCACTCACCTGTGACGATCTCGTCGGGGTCCAAGAACTGGTCGGGTCGCCGGATCGAGGACTGATCGACACCGACGGCTGCGCGTACGGGCTCGGATATGCGCTGGAAGCCAAGCGAGCGATCCAGGCCTACCGCGATCGACCGCCCGTCACGCTCGTTGCCGTGGGGTGTTCGAAACGCAAGTATCCTTCGGACGACCCGATCCCAGCAGCGGACCGGTATCAGGGTGGCTACTGGACCAACAAGCGCGAGTACTACGAGACGATCGGCGACGACGGACGGATCATCTCGGCCAAACACGGGGTACTGAAGCCGTCGGATCCGATCGGGTACTACGAGACGCACATCGAAGATCTCGACGACGTCCCAGTCGATCACAACGGGCGGCTTCCGTCCGGCGACGATGTGACGACGCTCGTAGATCTGTGGGCGCTGGACGTCCACACCTCTCTCGCGACGTGGATCGACGACGTGGCCGGCGGTGTCGATCCGCATGACGTCGAGCTGCAGGTACTGCTCGGGAAACAGTATCACGAGCGGCTACGCGATCGCGACGTATTCGACGGTCTTCGGACACGAGGCGACCTGACGGTCTCGTTCCCGTTTCGCGACGCGATCGATTACAGCGACGGGGGCGGCATCGGGAAGCAGCGAGGCTGGATGGCGAGCGAGATCGAGGCCGCGAGTGCGCCCGTCGCTACGGACGGAGGTGATCAATGTGCCGAGTGA
- a CDS encoding MogA/MoaB family molybdenum cofactor biosynthesis protein → MSDSDRRSTGDHGHDVIDPLSVAIVTVSSSRAAHVDDSPDDPGGDRIEACFEAAGHEVRDRVLVRDDYAAIRSAVRGLVNRREIDVVVTTGGTGVSADDVTPEAVSSLFERELPGFGELFRMRSWEEVGTRAMASRATAGLAVDTPVFCLPGSTNACETACEELIVPEAPHLAGVATTHRTE, encoded by the coding sequence ATGAGCGACTCCGACAGACGATCGACGGGTGATCACGGCCACGACGTCATCGACCCACTGTCCGTCGCGATCGTGACGGTCTCGAGTTCGCGAGCGGCGCACGTCGATGATTCGCCCGACGATCCCGGCGGTGACAGGATCGAGGCGTGTTTCGAGGCCGCCGGTCACGAGGTTCGCGATCGAGTGCTGGTTCGCGACGACTACGCCGCGATCCGCTCGGCGGTCCGCGGGCTGGTGAACCGCCGCGAGATCGACGTGGTGGTGACGACCGGCGGGACGGGCGTGAGCGCGGACGACGTCACGCCGGAGGCCGTCTCGTCGCTGTTCGAGCGCGAGTTACCCGGATTCGGCGAACTGTTCCGCATGCGTTCGTGGGAGGAGGTGGGAACGCGCGCGATGGCCTCCAGGGCGACGGCCGGGCTCGCTGTGGATACGCCCGTCTTCTGCCTCCCTGGGAGTACGAACGCCTGCGAGACGGCCTGCGAGGAACTGATCGTCCCCGAAGCACCCCATCTGGCTGGCGTGGCGACCACGCATCGGACGGAGTGA
- the cca gene encoding CCA tRNA nucleotidyltransferase: protein MSIDGDDRLADVLSTVLARVEPDADERAAMQAVAADLLERAEAAVTERHPDADVMLVGSTARDTWISGDRDVDVFVRFPPAVDRETLERDGLAVGHETLPGGHEEYAEHPYVTGERDGFAVDVVPCYRLDDATDIRSAVDRTPFHTTYLQERLDEDLAGSVRLAKAFLKAIGVYGSDLRTRGFSGYLTELLVLEYGGFRPLIEAAADWHPPVRLDPEDHGETASSRESDAGDAERPFDDPLIVIDPTDPGRNVAAVCSAENVARFQHYARALLADPGLDQFESDEPAPLAPADLEAVLADRATTPVAIRLDAPDLVDDQLYPQLERSRAGLVDALNRRGFDVCRSDAWADDSAVLWAELAVAERPAVEHHEGPPVAVREHATDFFDAYADDPAVYGPFVDGNRYVVERERAFRSAAAFLDSDAVFEIRLGAHVETALEDTYELLVGDDVTALCDEFGGELAAYFDPRP from the coding sequence ATGAGTATCGACGGTGACGACCGGCTCGCGGACGTGCTGTCGACGGTCCTGGCCCGCGTCGAACCCGATGCGGACGAACGGGCCGCGATGCAGGCCGTCGCCGCGGACCTGCTGGAGCGGGCCGAGGCGGCGGTGACCGAGCGACACCCGGACGCGGACGTCATGCTGGTCGGCTCGACGGCGCGGGACACCTGGATCAGCGGCGATCGCGACGTCGACGTCTTCGTGCGCTTCCCGCCGGCTGTCGACCGCGAGACGCTCGAACGGGACGGCCTCGCGGTCGGTCACGAGACGCTGCCCGGGGGTCACGAGGAGTACGCCGAGCACCCCTACGTCACCGGCGAGCGGGACGGTTTCGCGGTCGACGTCGTCCCCTGTTACCGCCTCGACGACGCGACCGACATCCGGTCGGCCGTCGATCGGACGCCGTTCCACACGACGTACCTTCAGGAGCGCCTCGACGAGGACCTCGCGGGTTCGGTTCGACTCGCGAAGGCGTTTCTGAAGGCGATCGGCGTCTACGGGAGCGACCTCCGGACGCGCGGGTTCAGCGGCTATCTGACGGAACTGCTCGTCCTCGAGTACGGCGGCTTTCGCCCCCTGATCGAGGCGGCGGCCGACTGGCACCCGCCGGTCCGCCTGGACCCCGAGGATCACGGGGAGACGGCGTCGTCTCGGGAGTCGGATGCCGGAGATGCCGAACGCCCCTTCGACGATCCGCTGATCGTCATCGATCCGACGGATCCCGGGCGCAACGTCGCGGCGGTCTGCTCGGCCGAGAACGTCGCCCGGTTTCAGCACTACGCCCGTGCGCTCCTCGCCGATCCTGGACTCGATCAGTTCGAGTCCGACGAGCCGGCGCCGCTCGCGCCGGCGGACCTCGAAGCCGTCCTGGCAGACCGCGCCACCACGCCGGTCGCGATCCGGCTCGACGCGCCCGACCTCGTCGACGACCAGCTCTACCCCCAGCTCGAACGCTCGCGAGCGGGGCTCGTCGACGCGCTGAACCGGCGTGGCTTCGACGTCTGTCGGAGCGACGCCTGGGCCGACGACTCTGCCGTCCTCTGGGCCGAACTCGCCGTCGCGGAACGGCCCGCCGTCGAGCACCACGAGGGTCCGCCGGTCGCCGTCCGCGAGCACGCCACAGACTTCTTCGACGCGTACGCCGACGACCCGGCGGTGTACGGCCCGTTCGTCGACGGCAACCGCTACGTCGTCGAACGTGAACGCGCGTTTCGATCCGCCGCGGCCTTCCTCGACAGTGACGCCGTCTTCGAGATTCGACTAGGCGCCCACGTCGAGACGGCGCTCGAAGACACCTACGAGTTATTGGTCGGCGACGACGTCACCGCCCTCTGCGACGAGTTCGGCGGCGAACTGGCCGCGTACTTCGATCCGCGACCCTGA